CTCGCCGCCTGATGGAAAACTTCGCCTTTGACCTCGCCATCCTCGACATCATGATGCCCGGCGAAGACGGCCTGTCGCTCCTGTCGTCCATCCGCAAGGGGCCGGCGCGCGAGACGCCGGTGATGCTGCTCACGGCCCGCGGCCAGACGAGCGACCGGATCGAGGGCCTGCGCTCCGGCGCTGACGACTACCTCTCGAAGCCGTTCGAGCCGGAGGAACTTGTCCTGCGCTGCGAGGCAATCCTGCGCCGGTCGCAGAAATCCGCGCCGCCGCCGGACGAGATCGAGATGTCCGGCCTCGTGTTCAATGCGGCGCGCGGCGAGCTGAAATCCGGCGACGAGCGTATCCGGCTCACGGACGCTGAGCTGCAGCTGCTCACCGTGCTGGCCCGCAACGCCGGCGATCCGGTCAGCCGTGAAGATCTCGCCGTACTGACATCGGCCGGCCTTGAACGCTCCGTGGACGTACAGGTCACGCGCCTTCGCCGCAAGATCGAGCCGAACCCGAAAGAGCCTGTCCACATCCAGACCGTGCGCGGCATCGGTTACCGCCTCATGCCCGACTAGATGGCCAGCCCCCGACTCCGCGATTTCACGCCGCGCGGGCTCTATGCCCGCAGCCTGCTGCTGCTTCTGGTGCCGGTATTGCTGATCCTCAGCCTGATGACTTGGTACTATTATTCCAGCCAGGTCGCGGAAGTGAACCGCAAGCTCGCGCAGGCCATCGCGCGCGATGCCAGCCTGATCCGCGCCGCCTGCTACAATGCAAGTTATACCGAGAGCGACCACACCCGGATCCAGTTCCAGATCGAGACCTATTTCACCTGCGCCCTGCCGGCGCAGGCGCTCAACGAGAATGCCCTCAAGAAGGACTTTCCGTATGATGACGTGCTGAAGTCCGAACTGGCCGGACGTCTCGGCGCGCCGACCTTCGTCGGACTCGCGCGCGGCGACTCGCGCGTGCATATCCGCTTCCCCACCCCGCAAGGCACCGGCGAGATCATCATCGACCGCAAGCGCGCCTTCATGATCAACTCGCACATCTTCATCGTCTGGGTCATCGCCTTCTCGCTGCTGATGGTGCTCCTCGCCATCGGCTTCCTGAACCAGCAGGTCCGCTCCATCCTGCGCCTGTCGGAAGCCGCCCGCGCCTTCGGCCGGGGACGCGACCTCGAAGGCTTCCGCCCCTCCGGCGCCACGGAAGTGCGCGACGCGGCGCGCGCCCTCATTGACATGAAGGAACGCCTCACCGCCTTCGCCGAGCAGCGCACCGCCATGCTCGCCGGCGTCAGCCACGACCTGCGCACGCCGCTGACCCGGCTGAAACTTGCCCTCGCCATGATGGAGCCGACCGAAGATATCCGCGCGGCAAAGTCAGACCTCGACGACATGTCGATGATGCTCGACGAATACCTTGCCTTTGCCCGCGGCGAGGAAGGCGACGCCGCCCAGCCGTTCGATCTCGGCCAGACCACGCGCGAGATCGCCGCCGGCTTCGGCGCCCATATCCCCGTAATCGGCCCGTCGCGCGTGATGGTCGTCGGCCGCCCGCTCGCACTGAAACGCGCCATCACAAACCTCGTCTCGAACGCCGTGAAATATGCGCCCACGGCACGCATCAGCCTCGTCGACGGACCGCACTGGGCCGAAGTCGTCGTCGACGATGATGGCCCCGGCATCCCGCAGGACCGGCACGAGGAAGCCTTCCGCCCCTTCTCGCGCCTCGACGACGCGCGCAGCCAGAACGAGTCCGGTTCCGGCCTTGGCCTGACGCTTGCACGCGACACCGCGCGCGCGCATGGCGGCGACGTGCGCCTCATGTCGAGCCCGATGGGCGGCCTGCGCGCGGTCTTGCGTGTGCCGACCGAGCCGCGCTAGGACCCCGCAATGACGACTTCCAAGCCGAAACTCATCATCCGCAACGCCCTGCCGCGCGACATTGCGAGCCTCTTGCCCCTCTACGACAAGGTTTATGGCGCGGGCTATGGCTATACGTCCGACCAGATCCTCGGCCAGATCAACCGTTTCCCGGAAGGCCAGTTCGTCGCCGAATTCGAAGGCCGCATTGTCGGGCACTGCGTCACCTTCGTCATCGGTTCTGCCATCGCGATGGCCCAGCACACCTGGAACGAAATCACCGGCGGCGGCTTCGCGGCGCGCCACGACCCCGAAGGCGACATACTCTACGGCATGGATGTATTGGTCGACTCCGAATTCCGCCGTCTGCGTATCGGCCAGCGCTTCTACCAGGTTCGCCAGGAACTCTGCGAAAGCCTTGGCCTGAAGGGGATCATGTTCGGCGGCCGGATCCCCGGCTACCACCGGCACACGAAGGAATATCCGGACCCGGCCGACTATGTGGAGGCCGTGCGCCAGTCCAAGCTGCGCGATCCGGTCCTGTCTTTCCAGCTGCGGCAGACTTTCGAAGTCGTTGGTGTGCTGAGGAACTACATGGCCGAAGACCTCGAGTCCGGCACCCATGCCACCCAGATGCTGTGGCGCAATCCTGTCGCGCAGGACAAGATCAAGGCGAAGCCCGGCTTCGGCGACACGTCCCTGCCGGAGCGCGTGCGCGTTGCCACCGTGCAGTTCCAGATGCGCCGCATCACCTCGATCGATGATTTCGAACAGCAGGTCGAGTACTTCGTCGACATCGCCTCCGACTACCGCGCCGACTTCGTCACCTTCCCCGAACTCTTCACGCTGCAACTCCTCTCGCTGGAGAGCAAGCCGCTGGGGCCCGTCGCCGCGATCCAGAAGATTTCGGAATACACGCCGCGCTTCGTCGCCTTCATGGAGAAGCTGGCGGTCTCCTACAATATCAACATCATCGGCGGCACCCATCCGTCCGAGATGGAAGACGGCGACATCCACAATGTCGCCTATGTCTTCCTGCGCGACGGCTCGGTCCACACCCAGCAGAAGCTGCACCCGACCCCGTCCGAGCGCACCTGGTGGAACATCAAGGGCGGCGAAGGCAACCACGTCATCCAGACCGATTGCGGCCCGATCGGCGTGATGATCTGCTACGATTCCGAATTCCCGGAAGTCGCCCGCCACCTGGTCGACCAGGGCGCGCTGATGATGTTCGTGCCGTTCTGCACCGATGAGCGCCGTGGGTACCTCCGTGTACGGTATTGCTGCCAGGCCCGCGCCGTCGAGAACCAGTGCTACGTCGTCCTCTCCGGCGTTGTCGGCAACCTGCCGAATGTCGAGAACATGGACATCCACTATGCCGAAAGCTGCATCCTGACGCCGTCGGACTTCCCCTTCTCCCGCGACGGCGTCGCCGCCGACACCGCGCCGAACACCGAAACGATTGCCCTGGCAGACCTCTCCCTGCCTGATCTCCTGACCGCCCGCCAGTCCGGCGCCGTGCAGAATCTCAAGGACCGCCGGTTCGATCTCTACCGGGTGGCCTGGAAGAAGTAGACCATCAATCGACTATTCATTCGGCCGCAACTCCTGAAAGTTGAATCCGAATTGAAATTCCTGTGATTTCTGTCACTCTCAGAGGGTGAGTAGCAGGAGTCTCACGATGCGGGGGCGGAGACGGGCGAAGACCGATGATTCGAATGTGCCGTTGGCCCCATTCGTCGATGTAGTTCTGGCGCTTGCTGTTCTGTTTTTTATTTTGGCCCCGTATGGCGCGGAAAAGGTGATTGGCGTCAATGTAGGGCTTCCGTCACCCCATTGCGAATTCGTGCATTATGTTGAGCTATCTGAGAATGGTGTTGTGTCCATTTATGGCTGGGGTCCAGATCGAGCATCCTCCGACCCCACAGTGATCCAAACACATCTAGAACGAATACACACTGAATTCTCCGGCTGCGCCGTCGTAGTCTACGCGTCCCCCAAAGCCAAAGCAGGATCCCTCGTGCAACTTCAGGACCTGGCCTACAACGCGGGTCATTCTGACAATTTTACATTCGCCACAAAGACCTCAGGCCCGTACCTGAGTCTTTGGTCGCGCCACTGGGTTCACGATTACTAGCCGAGCTTTGCCGCCAGCTGGTCCATGAAACCGGCGAGTTCCAGGTCCTTCTGCGTGACACCGTCCGCGTCATGCGTCGTAAGCGTCACCTCGACCTTGTTATAGACGTTGAACCATTCCGGATGGTGGTCCATCTGCTCGGCCTTCAGGGCTGCGCCCGACATGAAGGCGAAGGCGGTCTTGAAGTCTGCGAACTTGAAGGCCTTGTGGATCGCGTCGTGGTCGCCCTCGACGGCTTTCCAGCCCTTCAGTGCCTTGAGCGCGGCGGCCGCGCCAATCTTTGCAGCCATGGTCATTCCTCTCCGTCTTGTCCGAGTACGAAGTAAATCCAGACACCCTCTTCCGAGATTGCCGTGCGCATGCCGGGATAACCTTCGCCCGCCCTGATCTTCGCAATACCGTCTTCGTGGATCAGGTCCTCGAGGCGGCGCCGGTCCTGGAAAATCAGCTTCTCCGGGATCAGGTCCGCTGCGTCCCTGGCTGCCAGATCGGGCCACACATACCAGCGTTCACCGTCCACTTCGCGCAGGCCCGGAGGCTGTTCGAACAGATCGCGCAGCTTCCAGTTCGGATCGACGCCTGTTCGCCGCAACAGGTCCCAGAACTGCAAATGGTCCTGTCCGCCAAGGTTCGAGCGGAAATCCGGATTGCCGGCGGCGATCTTTGCGAGGCCCTTCAATGAACCCCGGCTCGCCTCCTTCAGCAGCGCGTCGCGTGTTGCGGCGGCGGCATCGCTGATCTCCACCGGCGGCGGCGCCTGCGGCGCCTGCGCGAGGTGATCGTCCGGGACCGGAGGAAGCACCATCACCACTTCCGGCTCGGCCTGCGAGCAGGCGGCCAGCAGCAGCGCAGCCACCAGCGAGGGGAAGCTAGCGAAGCGCATAGCCCGTCACGGCTTCCAGGTCGGTGAGCAATTGTTCTTCGCTGATCACCTTGATCGTCTCCATGCCCATTTCGCGCGCCGGCTTCAGGTTGATG
The genomic region above belongs to Acidobacteriota bacterium and contains:
- a CDS encoding 4a-hydroxytetrahydrobiopterin dehydratase encodes the protein MTMAAKIGAAAALKALKGWKAVEGDHDAIHKAFKFADFKTAFAFMSGAALKAEQMDHHPEWFNVYNKVEVTLTTHDADGVTQKDLELAGFMDQLAAKLG
- a CDS encoding response regulator transcription factor yields the protein MKEPAHILIVDDDDRIRDLTKRFLTLKGFRVSASPDAAGARRLMENFAFDLAILDIMMPGEDGLSLLSSIRKGPARETPVMLLTARGQTSDRIEGLRSGADDYLSKPFEPEELVLRCEAILRRSQKSAPPPDEIEMSGLVFNAARGELKSGDERIRLTDAELQLLTVLARNAGDPVSREDLAVLTSAGLERSVDVQVTRLRRKIEPNPKEPVHIQTVRGIGYRLMPD
- a CDS encoding GNAT family N-acetyltransferase; the encoded protein is MTTSKPKLIIRNALPRDIASLLPLYDKVYGAGYGYTSDQILGQINRFPEGQFVAEFEGRIVGHCVTFVIGSAIAMAQHTWNEITGGGFAARHDPEGDILYGMDVLVDSEFRRLRIGQRFYQVRQELCESLGLKGIMFGGRIPGYHRHTKEYPDPADYVEAVRQSKLRDPVLSFQLRQTFEVVGVLRNYMAEDLESGTHATQMLWRNPVAQDKIKAKPGFGDTSLPERVRVATVQFQMRRITSIDDFEQQVEYFVDIASDYRADFVTFPELFTLQLLSLESKPLGPVAAIQKISEYTPRFVAFMEKLAVSYNINIIGGTHPSEMEDGDIHNVAYVFLRDGSVHTQQKLHPTPSERTWWNIKGGEGNHVIQTDCGPIGVMICYDSEFPEVARHLVDQGALMMFVPFCTDERRGYLRVRYCCQARAVENQCYVVLSGVVGNLPNVENMDIHYAESCILTPSDFPFSRDGVAADTAPNTETIALADLSLPDLLTARQSGAVQNLKDRRFDLYRVAWKK